In the Victivallis sp. Marseille-Q1083 genome, one interval contains:
- a CDS encoding heparinase II/III family protein, with protein sequence MERWTEENPPIAGNGWEPYPISLRVVNWIKWGLQEPLSEKILDSLALQLRILEQQIEYHLLANHLLANAKALIFGGLFFASPEGGRWYELGIDIYRQELPEQILRDGGHIERSPMYHAIILEDILDIINLFYAMKGKSRQLPLDFDRIACRMLHWLQVMTMPDGDITFFNDAAFGIAPRLESLIAYANRLGLNYHCSELPAVCQLADSGYCRVACGPWLLWTDTAPLGPDYQPGHAHADLLSFELCYRNKRLLVNSGTSCYTGPDRQLERATSAHNTLTLAGQNSAEVWKDHRVARRGKIVDCSIASQILTATHDGFLRQFGCLHRRCWRWTPEAIFIEDRVSGAAQLPVELYFHWHPDWQVETHGNSAVVLRHVDGTRCQIQFEKPPRRLEVRKSFYRCGFGRRIPNVTIVAEQDKDSMELQIVTRILAL encoded by the coding sequence ATGGAGCGCTGGACTGAGGAAAATCCTCCAATTGCCGGTAACGGTTGGGAACCTTATCCGATTTCTTTGCGGGTGGTCAATTGGATCAAATGGGGACTTCAAGAACCATTATCCGAAAAAATTTTGGATTCGCTGGCGCTGCAACTGAGAATTCTTGAACAGCAGATCGAATATCATTTGCTGGCTAACCATTTGTTGGCCAATGCGAAAGCTTTGATTTTCGGCGGTTTGTTTTTTGCCTCGCCGGAAGGCGGGCGCTGGTATGAACTCGGGATCGACATTTATCGTCAGGAACTGCCCGAACAAATTCTACGGGACGGCGGCCATATCGAACGTTCGCCGATGTATCATGCGATCATTTTGGAAGATATCCTGGATATCATCAATTTATTTTATGCAATGAAAGGAAAATCCAGACAATTGCCGTTGGATTTTGACCGGATTGCTTGTCGAATGTTGCATTGGCTTCAAGTAATGACGATGCCGGACGGCGACATCACCTTTTTCAACGATGCCGCTTTCGGCATTGCACCCCGTTTGGAATCTTTGATTGCGTATGCCAACCGATTGGGATTGAATTACCATTGCTCGGAGCTTCCGGCGGTCTGCCAACTGGCCGATTCCGGTTATTGCCGGGTTGCTTGCGGACCGTGGCTGCTCTGGACCGATACTGCGCCGCTTGGCCCGGATTATCAGCCGGGACATGCCCATGCCGATCTGTTATCGTTCGAATTGTGTTACCGGAATAAACGTTTGCTGGTAAATTCTGGAACCAGTTGCTATACAGGACCTGATCGGCAGTTGGAGCGTGCAACCTCCGCTCATAATACCCTGACTTTGGCCGGACAGAATTCTGCCGAAGTCTGGAAAGACCACCGGGTGGCCAGACGTGGCAAAATTGTTGACTGCTCCATCGCGTCGCAAATTTTGACTGCCACGCATGATGGCTTTCTGCGGCAGTTCGGTTGTTTGCACCGCCGTTGTTGGCGATGGACCCCGGAAGCCATCTTCATCGAAGACCGGGTCAGCGGGGCGGCTCAACTCCCGGTAGAACTTTATTTTCATTGGCATCCGGATTGGCAAGTGGAAACTCATGGGAACTCAGCAGTTGTTTTGCGGCATGTAGACGGAACGCGTTGCCAAATACAGTTTGAGAAACCGCCGCGCCGGCTGGAGGTGCGGAAAAGTTTTTATCGTTGCGGCTTTGGCCGGCGTATCCCCAATGTCACCATTGTGGCAGAACAGGATAAAGATAGTATGGAGTTGCAAATCGTTACAAGGATTCTGGCATTATGA
- a CDS encoding glycosyltransferase family 4 protein, translating into MRILFFSHYYAPEGNAPASRVTALTRRWAEQGHEVTVITCAPNVPSGKVYSGYKNKLYQTEFIDQVRVIRVWTYIAPNRGIVRRISNYLSYMFSALFVALFLSRPDVTIATSPQFFCGWAGVLFQFFKGGIFILEVRDIWPESISAVEAKMPNWLLKPIILMERIMYRRADHIVTVGSGYLEKLVERQVAREKVAVVMNGVDSDIFRPSECNKAFLESWGLKDKFVCSYIGTIGMACGLEVVLAAAARLKEMQRSDIAFLLVGDGAVREKLEAEARKRQLDNVVFAGLRPKKEMPEFIAASDVNLVHLRKTELFTTVMPSKIFECAGMQRPLIIGVQGFAEKFVTEAQAGIAIAPGNASALATAVGYLADHPEECKRLGENAYRNIALHYDRKQLADTYLELLSQWAH; encoded by the coding sequence ATGAGAATTTTATTTTTTTCTCACTATTACGCACCGGAAGGCAATGCACCGGCTTCCCGTGTTACGGCGTTGACGCGTCGTTGGGCAGAGCAGGGTCATGAAGTTACCGTCATTACCTGCGCGCCCAATGTCCCGTCCGGCAAGGTTTACAGCGGTTATAAAAATAAATTATATCAAACGGAATTCATCGATCAAGTGCGGGTAATCCGGGTATGGACTTACATTGCGCCGAACCGGGGGATTGTCAGAAGGATATCCAATTATCTCAGTTATATGTTCAGTGCATTATTTGTTGCATTGTTTTTGTCACGTCCCGATGTCACGATTGCCACCAGTCCGCAGTTCTTCTGCGGGTGGGCTGGGGTGCTTTTTCAGTTTTTCAAAGGGGGAATTTTTATTTTGGAGGTTCGTGACATCTGGCCGGAATCGATCAGTGCGGTGGAGGCAAAGATGCCGAATTGGTTGCTGAAGCCAATTATCCTGATGGAACGAATTATGTATCGCCGAGCTGACCATATCGTTACGGTTGGCAGTGGTTATTTGGAGAAATTGGTGGAACGGCAGGTAGCCAGGGAAAAGGTTGCTGTTGTCATGAATGGAGTGGATAGTGATATTTTTCGTCCGAGTGAATGTAATAAGGCATTTCTGGAATCTTGGGGATTGAAAGATAAGTTCGTTTGCAGTTATATCGGAACGATTGGTATGGCATGTGGTTTGGAAGTGGTTTTGGCGGCGGCAGCGCGTTTGAAGGAAATGCAACGCTCCGACATCGCGTTTTTGCTGGTGGGGGATGGTGCGGTGCGGGAAAAGTTGGAGGCCGAAGCACGGAAACGTCAACTGGACAATGTAGTGTTTGCCGGTCTGCGGCCCAAAAAGGAAATGCCGGAATTCATCGCTGCCAGCGATGTCAACTTGGTACATTTGCGTAAGACAGAACTGTTCACGACTGTAATGCCTTCCAAAATTTTTGAATGCGCAGGAATGCAGCGTCCTTTGATCATTGGGGTCCAGGGGTTTGCGGAAAAATTCGTTACGGAGGCTCAAGCCGGAATTGCCATTGCTCCCGGCAACGCCTCTGCGCTTGCAACTGCCGTTGGTTATTTGGCGGATCATCCGGAAGAATGTAAACGGTTGGGAGAAAATGCATATCGGAATATTGCGCTGCATTATGACCGTAAGCAGCTGGCGGATACTTATCTTGAGCTTTTGAGCCAGTGGGCACACTGA
- a CDS encoding glycosyltransferase family 39 protein, with product MALQISKQLPGFFQRIGVDWVIGNRTATILLLGIVILGVGLRMIRLQQVHLLERDEIVYLEMAEKWAAEGIDAVYLDTEYTIPPVLLFGMKILIGWGVPGIVAGKLCGMVTGGIFIIPFFFIGKLLFGKNSAGLLLSLLAAVQPYAVRMAPLMERDGINVTWYAFFFWTALYAIQKNKCWSWGLAGGFAALAIFTRHESWELILLTLLYWMVAGILHLFSWKHNLKSFCCFWGGLGLMVMICHWSMKIPDYYYQDNYIRKFEIFLLAQKKR from the coding sequence ATGGCTTTGCAAATATCAAAACAGCTTCCCGGATTTTTTCAACGAATCGGCGTTGATTGGGTCATTGGCAACCGTACTGCCACAATCCTATTGTTGGGAATTGTGATATTGGGAGTTGGACTCCGTATGATTCGCTTACAGCAGGTCCATCTGCTGGAACGCGATGAGATCGTTTACCTGGAAATGGCTGAAAAATGGGCCGCGGAAGGAATTGATGCCGTTTACCTGGATACAGAATATACGATTCCGCCTGTTTTGTTGTTTGGGATGAAAATTTTGATTGGGTGGGGAGTGCCAGGTATTGTTGCAGGGAAATTATGCGGCATGGTAACTGGAGGGATTTTTATAATTCCATTTTTTTTCATCGGCAAATTACTGTTTGGTAAAAATTCTGCCGGGTTGCTTTTGTCTCTGCTGGCGGCAGTTCAGCCTTATGCCGTCCGTATGGCACCTTTGATGGAGCGGGATGGTATAAATGTTACCTGGTACGCTTTTTTCTTCTGGACTGCTTTATACGCCATCCAAAAAAATAAGTGTTGGAGTTGGGGATTGGCGGGAGGATTTGCGGCTTTGGCAATATTTACTCGTCATGAATCCTGGGAATTGATTTTGCTTACATTGCTTTATTGGATGGTTGCCGGCATATTGCACTTATTCTCCTGGAAACATAATTTGAAAAGTTTCTGCTGCTTTTGGGGAGGGCTGGGGCTGATGGTAATGATCTGTCATTGGAGCATGAAGATTCCAGATTATTATTATCAGGATAATTATATAAGAAAATTTGAAATCTTTTTATTGGCTCAAAAGAAACGCTGA
- a CDS encoding DUF6528 family protein, with product MWRNGWQRRMLWAVLPAVLGGCAALEDSVPYQGAIVAAEQRTTRILLLDPQQDWDCDAAVLWQWEPLAAPEIKPEHRQWFHAVSECKPVSGGTQLLVAASGGGVALVDLADGGTRFYGYAGGNTHSAALLPDGNIVSASSTGNFLCIFVVDSFADGEGRTLKIDYPDAHGVVWDRRRQMLWALGREALTGFRYNFDKGNPQLTAEVSYPLPGGVVYGHDLWPVLGEDRLYITDHDKVSVFDPETGSITLFRQQPDVKSISRAADGRIIVTLPREEWWTDRVTLLDSGESVGLLPGARFYKARWWEPDSFEQ from the coding sequence ATGTGGAGAAATGGTTGGCAACGGCGGATGCTGTGGGCAGTGCTGCCGGCGGTACTCGGAGGATGTGCGGCATTGGAGGATTCGGTGCCCTATCAGGGGGCGATTGTCGCCGCGGAGCAGCGGACGACCCGGATTCTCCTGCTTGATCCGCAGCAGGATTGGGACTGTGACGCGGCGGTTTTGTGGCAATGGGAACCGTTGGCAGCACCGGAAATCAAACCGGAGCACCGCCAATGGTTCCATGCCGTCAGTGAATGCAAGCCGGTTTCCGGCGGCACACAACTGTTGGTGGCGGCCTCCGGCGGCGGGGTGGCGCTGGTGGATCTGGCCGACGGCGGGACGCGATTTTACGGGTATGCCGGCGGCAATACGCATTCGGCGGCCCTGCTGCCGGACGGCAACATCGTCAGCGCTTCCAGTACCGGCAATTTCCTCTGTATTTTCGTGGTGGACAGTTTTGCCGATGGCGAAGGCAGGACGCTCAAGATTGATTATCCCGACGCGCACGGCGTCGTCTGGGACCGCCGCCGTCAAATGCTCTGGGCACTTGGCCGGGAAGCGTTGACCGGATTCCGTTATAATTTCGACAAGGGGAATCCGCAACTGACGGCGGAAGTGAGTTATCCGCTGCCTGGCGGAGTGGTCTATGGGCATGACCTCTGGCCGGTGCTGGGCGAGGATCGGCTCTACATTACCGATCATGACAAAGTGTCGGTTTTCGATCCGGAAACCGGGTCGATCACTTTATTCCGGCAGCAGCCTGATGTGAAAAGCATCAGCCGGGCGGCGGATGGCAGAATCATCGTGACGTTGCCGAGGGAAGAGTGGTGGACCGACCGGGTAACGCTGCTTGATTCCGGCGAGTCGGTCGGCCTGTTGCCCGGTGCGCGGTTTTACAAAGCGCGCTGGTGGGAGCCGGATTCTTTTGAGCAGTGA
- a CDS encoding sodium:solute symporter, giving the protein MHATMTWIDWMMVGIPLIVVVIIGLKAQQYVNNVSDFLAAGRVAGRYLLSVADGTAGMGLISVVALFEYNYKSGYALDFWGQFAVILGLFLTLTGFVIYRYRETRALTMAQFFEMRYSRGFRILAGFLAFLSGLLNYALFPAVGGRFLMYYCQLPDYVQFFGMNWPVFGLLMAGFLSFALIIVLLGGQLTTMVTDCVQGLFSYVIYAIVVITILYFFSISDIKEAVMDRPDGMSFFNPFNVGKLTSFNILYVMIGLFGAVYGRNAWLGNQGYYCSAANPHEQKMAGVLGMWRGGFTTLMVMLLVIGAYTFMHHPKYKEKADAVQTELVDRINFDSQATTETIRNQMLVPVALRSILPIGITGLFMALMLFLLISTDTTYMHSWGTILVQDVILPIRSVIVGDDAPISPTAQLWVLRGGIFFIAVFAWTFSFFFGQVDYIIQFFNMTGSIFLGGAGACIIGGLYWKRGTVYGAYAAMILSCVLGCGGFLLQTYWEDPIYPFLFENAPGMLEGLRSSLESIGNALPIVSWEVGPDKFPIKFPVTSTEIYFLMILICLSSYIILSLLTCKRPFNLDKMLHRGKYNLEHFVAENADKEVVEAEKEKIFEWKSLLGITSEYTRGDRILAWSVLLWTGWGFLLFLFQLICNTTFWQWGEEGWFNWWCYYTLPMNLVVGAVTTVWFSWGSSRDLYRLFRKLKEMKLAREANPSINNDLDDGTVREHQDITD; this is encoded by the coding sequence GTGCATGCGACAATGACCTGGATCGACTGGATGATGGTCGGCATCCCGTTGATCGTCGTAGTAATCATCGGCTTGAAAGCCCAGCAGTACGTCAATAACGTTTCCGATTTTCTGGCCGCCGGGCGGGTGGCGGGACGTTATCTGCTCAGCGTCGCCGACGGTACCGCCGGCATGGGGTTGATTTCGGTTGTCGCACTTTTCGAATACAACTATAAATCCGGTTATGCGCTGGATTTCTGGGGGCAGTTTGCCGTGATTCTCGGCCTGTTCCTGACCTTGACCGGGTTCGTCATTTACCGCTACCGGGAAACGCGGGCGTTGACGATGGCCCAGTTCTTTGAAATGCGCTATTCGCGCGGCTTCCGGATTCTGGCCGGTTTTCTGGCCTTCCTGTCCGGTTTGCTGAATTATGCGCTGTTTCCGGCGGTCGGCGGCCGTTTCCTGATGTACTACTGCCAATTGCCGGATTATGTCCAATTTTTCGGCATGAACTGGCCGGTGTTCGGCCTGCTGATGGCCGGTTTCCTTTCGTTTGCCTTGATCATCGTGTTGCTGGGCGGCCAGTTGACGACGATGGTCACCGACTGCGTCCAGGGGTTGTTCAGTTACGTCATTTACGCGATTGTCGTTATCACCATCCTCTACTTTTTTTCGATTTCCGACATTAAAGAAGCGGTGATGGACCGGCCGGATGGGATGAGTTTCTTCAATCCGTTCAACGTCGGGAAATTGACTTCTTTCAATATCCTCTATGTGATGATCGGCCTTTTCGGGGCGGTTTATGGCCGCAACGCCTGGCTCGGCAACCAGGGCTATTACTGTTCGGCGGCCAATCCGCACGAACAGAAGATGGCCGGCGTGCTCGGCATGTGGCGCGGCGGTTTCACGACGCTGATGGTGATGCTGCTGGTGATCGGCGCTTATACGTTCATGCACCATCCGAAATACAAAGAGAAAGCCGACGCCGTCCAGACCGAACTGGTTGACCGGATCAATTTCGACAGCCAGGCGACCACTGAGACGATCCGCAACCAGATGCTGGTGCCGGTGGCGCTGCGCAGCATCCTGCCGATCGGCATCACCGGTCTCTTCATGGCGCTGATGCTTTTCCTGCTGATCAGTACCGACACGACCTATATGCACAGCTGGGGCACGATTCTGGTCCAGGACGTCATCCTGCCGATTCGAAGTGTGATTGTCGGCGATGATGCGCCGATCAGTCCAACCGCCCAGTTATGGGTGCTGCGAGGCGGTATCTTTTTTATCGCTGTTTTCGCCTGGACGTTCAGTTTCTTCTTCGGACAGGTCGATTATATCATTCAGTTCTTCAATATGACCGGTTCGATTTTCCTCGGCGGCGCCGGCGCCTGCATCATCGGCGGTCTTTACTGGAAACGCGGCACCGTTTACGGCGCTTATGCGGCGATGATTCTTTCCTGCGTGCTCGGCTGCGGCGGCTTCCTGCTGCAAACCTACTGGGAAGATCCGATTTATCCGTTCCTGTTTGAAAATGCGCCGGGTATGCTTGAAGGGTTGCGTTCGTCGCTGGAAAGCATCGGCAACGCGCTGCCGATCGTCAGTTGGGAAGTCGGACCGGACAAATTCCCGATCAAATTCCCGGTCACCAGCACCGAAATTTACTTCCTGATGATTCTGATCTGCCTGAGCAGCTATATCATCCTGTCGCTGCTGACCTGCAAGCGGCCGTTCAACCTTGACAAAATGCTGCATCGCGGCAAATACAATCTCGAACATTTCGTGGCTGAAAATGCCGACAAGGAAGTGGTCGAAGCCGAAAAGGAGAAAATTTTCGAATGGAAAAGCCTGCTCGGCATCACCTCGGAATATACCCGCGGCGACCGCATTCTGGCCTGGTCGGTGCTGTTGTGGACCGGCTGGGGTTTCCTGCTGTTCCTCTTCCAGTTGATCTGCAACACGACTTTCTGGCAGTGGGGCGAGGAAGGGTGGTTCAACTGGTGGTGCTACTACACGCTGCCGATGAACCTGGTGGTCGGCGCGGTGACTACCGTCTGGTTCAGCTGGGGCAGTTCCCGCGATTTGTACCGCCTGTTCAGGAAACTCAAGGAGATGAAGCTGGCGCGGGAAGCCAATCCGTCGATCAACAACGACCTCGACGACGGCACGGTCCGCGAGCATCAGGACATCACCGATTGA
- a CDS encoding sodium:solute symporter has translation MHATMTWIDWMMVGIPLIVVIIIGLKAQQYVNNVSDFLAAGRVAGRYLLSVADGTAGMGLISVVALFEYNYKSGYALDFWGQFGAIVTLFLTLTGFVIYRYRETRAMTMAQFFEMRYSRGFRILAGFLAFLSGLLNYALFPAVGGRFLMYYCQLPDYVQFFGMNWSVFGLLMAGFLSFALIIVLLGGQLTTMVTDCVQGLFSYFIYAIVVITILYFFSLTEIKEAVMSRPEGMSFFNPFNVGKLTSFNILYILIGIFGGIYGRNAWLGSQAYYCSASNPHEQKMAGVLGTWRGGFTTLMIMLLVIGAYTFMHHPNYKEKADAVQAELVDRINFDSEATTETIRNQMLVPVALRSILPIGITGLFMALMLFLLISTDTTYMHSWGTILVQDVILPIRSVIVGDDAPISPTAQIWILRGGIFFIAAFAWTFSYFFGQVDYILMFFTMTGSIFLGGAGACIIGGLYWKRGTVYGAYAAMILSCVLGCGCFLLQTYWEEPIYPFLFENAPGMLEGLRSSLETVGNVLPIVSWETSADKFAMKFPITSTEMYFLMILICLGSYIILSLLTCKRPFNLDKMLHRGKYNLEHFVAKNADQEVVEAEKEKIFEWKSLLGITSEYTRGDRILAWSVLLWTSWGFLLFLFQLICNTTFWQWGEEGWFNWWCYYTLPMNLVVGVVTTVWFSWGSSRDLYRLFRKLKEMKLAREANPSINDDFDDGTVREHQDITD, from the coding sequence GTGCATGCGACAATGACCTGGATTGACTGGATGATGGTCGGCATCCCGTTGATCGTTGTAATAATCATCGGCTTGAAGGCCCAGCAGTACGTCAATAACGTTTCCGATTTTCTGGCCGCCGGGCGGGTGGCGGGACGTTATCTGCTCAGCGTCGCCGACGGTACCGCCGGCATGGGGTTGATTTCAGTTGTCGCACTTTTCGAATACAATTACAAATCCGGTTATGCGCTGGATTTCTGGGGACAGTTCGGCGCCATCGTCACGTTGTTTCTGACCTTGACCGGGTTCGTCATTTACCGCTACCGGGAGACGCGGGCCATGACGATGGCCCAGTTCTTTGAAATGCGCTATTCGCGCGGCTTCCGGATTCTGGCCGGTTTCCTGGCCTTCCTGTCCGGTTTGCTGAATTACGCGCTGTTTCCGGCGGTCGGCGGCCGTTTCCTGATGTACTACTGCCAGTTGCCGGATTATGTCCAATTTTTCGGCATGAACTGGTCGGTGTTCGGCCTGCTGATGGCCGGCTTCCTTTCGTTTGCCTTGATCATCGTGTTGCTGGGCGGCCAGTTGACGACGATGGTCACCGACTGCGTCCAGGGGTTGTTCAGTTATTTCATTTACGCGATTGTCGTCATCACCATCCTCTACTTCTTCTCGCTGACCGAAATCAAGGAAGCGGTGATGAGCCGGCCGGAGGGGATGAGCTTTTTCAATCCGTTCAATGTCGGGAAATTGACCTCGTTCAACATCCTTTATATTTTGATCGGCATCTTTGGGGGCATCTATGGCCGTAACGCCTGGCTCGGCAGCCAGGCGTACTATTGTTCGGCTTCCAACCCGCACGAACAGAAGATGGCCGGCGTGCTCGGCACCTGGCGCGGCGGTTTTACGACCTTGATGATCATGCTGCTGGTGATCGGCGCCTATACGTTCATGCACCATCCGAACTACAAAGAGAAAGCCGACGCAGTCCAGGCCGAACTGGTCGACCGGATCAATTTCGACAGTGAGGCGACCACCGAGACGATCCGCAACCAGATGCTGGTGCCGGTGGCGCTGCGCAGCATCCTGCCGATCGGCATCACCGGTCTCTTCATGGCGCTGATGCTTTTCCTGCTGATCAGTACCGACACGACCTATATGCACAGCTGGGGCACGATTCTGGTTCAGGACGTCATCCTGCCGATTCGAAGTGTGATTGTCGGCGATGATGCGCCGATCAGTCCAACTGCCCAGATCTGGATCCTGCGCGGCGGCATCTTTTTCATCGCCGCTTTCGCCTGGACATTCAGTTACTTTTTCGGGCAGGTCGATTATATTCTGATGTTTTTTACGATGACCGGTTCGATTTTCCTCGGCGGCGCCGGCGCCTGCATCATCGGCGGTCTTTACTGGAAACGCGGCACCGTTTACGGCGCTTATGCGGCGATGATTCTTTCCTGCGTACTGGGTTGCGGCTGCTTCCTGCTGCAGACTTACTGGGAAGAGCCGATCTATCCGTTCCTGTTTGAGAATGCGCCGGGTATGCTTGAGGGGTTGCGCTCGTCGCTGGAGACGGTCGGCAATGTCCTGCCGATCGTCAGTTGGGAAACATCGGCGGATAAGTTCGCGATGAAATTCCCGATCACCAGCACCGAAATGTATTTCCTGATGATTCTGATCTGTCTGGGCAGCTACATCATCCTGTCGCTGCTGACCTGCAAGCGGCCGTTCAACCTCGACAAAATGCTGCATCGCGGCAAATACAATCTCGAACACTTTGTCGCCAAAAATGCCGATCAGGAAGTGGTCGAAGCCGAAAAGGAGAAAATTTTCGAATGGAAAAGCCTGCTTGGCATCACTTCGGAATACACCCGCGGCGACCGCATTCTGGCCTGGTCGGTGCTGTTGTGGACTAGTTGGGGCTTCCTGCTGTTCCTCTTCCAGTTGATCTGCAACACGACCTTCTGGCAGTGGGGCGAGGAAGGGTGGTTCAACTGGTGGTGCTACTACACGCTGCCGATGAATCTGGTGGTCGGCGTGGTGACTACCGTCTGGTTCAGCTGGGGCAGTTCCCGCGATTTGTACCGCCTGTTCAGGAAGCTCAAGGAGATGAAGCTGGCGCGGGAGGCCAATCCGTCGATCAATGACGATTTCGACGACGGCACGGTCCGCGAGCATCAGGATATCACCGATTAA
- the dprA gene encoding DNA-processing protein DprA codes for MTDRDGCIVLNMIPGIGYARYQLLVEAFGSPAAALAQSRQSLEKLRGIGATLADNIAGHVQKINLADELALAEQAGVRITTLFDDDYPELLRGIHDPPLCLYVRGSLPPDWDRAVAIVGSRRMSAYGRQCTQALAEQAVQAGWLVVSGLAFGVDAAAHLRTLEAGGITVAVLGGGLARVHPQEHVPLARRIVENGGAVISEFPMLFPVSRQSFPRRNRIVSGLSRAVLVVEAGLDSGALITARIANEQGKPLFAVPGHIDNPQALGCHRLIKEGARLLDHFTDILEDLNLQPDLFDQPSPSAGASPFPAGSPDGKKQKILTFLRDSGTSNFDQLVIGCELDSALLLPLLIELEMSGLVVQLPGRYYSIRKSN; via the coding sequence GTGACGGATCGTGACGGCTGTATTGTTCTGAATATGATTCCCGGCATCGGTTACGCCCGTTACCAATTGCTGGTCGAGGCTTTCGGCTCCCCGGCCGCCGCCCTGGCGCAATCGCGCCAATCGCTGGAAAAATTGCGCGGCATCGGCGCCACGCTGGCCGACAACATCGCCGGCCATGTTCAGAAAATCAATCTGGCCGATGAATTGGCGTTGGCCGAACAGGCCGGCGTCCGTATCACGACGTTGTTCGATGACGATTACCCGGAACTGCTGCGCGGCATCCATGATCCGCCGCTGTGCCTCTATGTCCGCGGTTCGTTGCCGCCGGATTGGGACCGGGCGGTGGCGATCGTCGGTTCCCGCCGGATGTCCGCTTACGGCCGGCAATGCACTCAGGCGCTGGCCGAGCAAGCCGTCCAGGCCGGCTGGCTGGTGGTCAGCGGCTTGGCGTTCGGGGTCGATGCCGCGGCGCATTTGCGGACGCTGGAGGCCGGCGGCATCACCGTCGCCGTGCTCGGCGGCGGCCTGGCCCGCGTCCATCCGCAGGAACACGTCCCGCTGGCCCGGCGGATCGTCGAAAACGGCGGTGCGGTCATCAGTGAATTTCCGATGCTGTTTCCGGTCAGCCGCCAGTCTTTCCCGCGGCGCAATCGGATTGTTTCCGGTTTGAGTCGGGCGGTGCTGGTCGTCGAGGCCGGGTTGGATTCCGGCGCTCTGATCACCGCCCGGATCGCCAATGAACAGGGCAAACCGCTCTTCGCGGTGCCGGGCCATATCGACAATCCGCAGGCGCTGGGGTGCCACCGGTTGATCAAAGAGGGGGCCAGACTGCTCGATCACTTCACCGATATCCTGGAGGATTTGAATCTCCAGCCGGACCTGTTTGACCAGCCGTCGCCGTCCGCCGGCGCTTCGCCGTTTCCGGCTGGCAGTCCGGACGGCAAAAAACAGAAAATTCTCACTTTTTTGCGGGACAGCGGGACGTCCAATTTCGATCAACTGGTGATCGGTTGCGAGTTGGATTCGGCTCTGTTGCTGCCGTTGCTGATCGAATTGGAAATGAGTGGCCTGGTCGTGCAACTGCCGGGCCGCTATTATTCTATAAGAAAATCGAATTGA
- the aroB gene encoding 3-dehydroquinate synthase, with protein MNEHSLVIGLGERAYSIVIGPLDAVPAIAAWRQTVEQSASLLVVTDRNVAAAGPLAALQRFLGANRRDAVPVCRLEPGEAHKTFAAVELICREAARRRLDRASLLLALGGGVAGDLTGFAAAVYMRGIDFIQVPTTLLAMVDSSVGGKTGADLPEGKNLIGAFHQPRLVLIDPAFLKSLPGREIRAGLAEVVKTAVLFDPVLFDYIADRADALLAADEAAFLPLIRRCCELKGAVVVADEREKGRRALLNYGHTFGHAIEKETGFRVSHGEAVAIGMDLAARLAAALGMLPTEAVEKQRRLLRRLGLPTELPAGLTAPAIYQAMLGDKKNISGRLKLILPSAIGSAEICDEVPAETILKVLS; from the coding sequence ATGAATGAACACTCTCTTGTCATCGGTCTGGGCGAGCGCGCCTATTCGATCGTAATCGGGCCTTTGGACGCCGTTCCCGCCATCGCCGCCTGGCGGCAGACCGTCGAACAATCCGCCTCGCTTTTGGTCGTCACCGACCGCAATGTTGCCGCCGCCGGTCCGCTGGCGGCGCTGCAGCGTTTCCTGGGCGCCAACCGCCGTGATGCGGTGCCGGTCTGCCGGTTGGAGCCGGGCGAGGCGCACAAAACCTTTGCCGCGGTCGAACTGATCTGCCGGGAGGCGGCGCGCCGCCGGCTGGATCGCGCTTCGCTGCTGCTCGCGCTGGGAGGCGGGGTTGCCGGCGACCTGACCGGTTTTGCCGCCGCCGTTTACATGCGCGGGATCGATTTTATTCAAGTTCCGACGACGTTGCTGGCGATGGTCGATTCCAGCGTCGGCGGCAAAACTGGTGCCGATTTGCCGGAAGGCAAGAACTTGATCGGCGCTTTTCACCAGCCTAGGCTGGTGTTGATCGACCCGGCGTTTCTGAAAAGTTTGCCCGGGCGGGAGATTCGTGCCGGGCTGGCTGAAGTGGTGAAAACCGCCGTGCTGTTCGATCCGGTTTTATTCGATTACATTGCCGACCGGGCCGATGCGCTGCTGGCGGCCGACGAGGCGGCTTTTCTGCCGTTGATTCGCCGCTGCTGCGAATTGAAAGGCGCGGTGGTGGTGGCGGACGAACGGGAGAAGGGCCGGCGGGCGCTGCTCAATTACGGCCATACGTTCGGGCATGCCATCGAGAAGGAGACCGGATTCCGGGTCAGTCATGGCGAGGCGGTGGCGATCGGCATGGACCTGGCGGCCCGGCTGGCGGCGGCGTTGGGTATGCTGCCGACGGAAGCGGTGGAAAAGCAGCGTCGGCTGCTGCGCCGCCTGGGGCTGCCGACCGAATTGCCGGCCGGCTTGACGGCGCCGGCGATTTATCAGGCGATGCTCGGCGACAAGAAAAATATTTCCGGACGCTTGAAATTGATTTTGCCATCGGCGATCGGCTCGGCCGAGATTTGCGATGAAGTTCCCGCCGAAACAATTTTAAAAGTGTTGTCTTGA